The following nucleotide sequence is from Sander lucioperca isolate FBNREF2018 chromosome 19, SLUC_FBN_1.2, whole genome shotgun sequence.
cgtccaatcaggtgccggtcaagggcgtggagcatcaaccatggatgtatcaAGAGTACGCCCATCAACGTACCAATGAGGGGAGGCGTCCAGACACTACGCTACGGTCGTGTCGCGAAAATGGATCACCACCGTAAGGCTGCGTGgtactttcaaaacaaaagcaccAGCAGATACTTAAAATAACCAAAATAAACTATATataatactaatgatataaACAAGTTTATGAAGCTGTATGATTCAAGCaaattgattttgatttgattgaaatgaaatgaatattTAACTATGAATAGCTCCAACACAGAGTATTAAAGTATTATTGTTCATATGAGTTGATGTTAGTTTACTCCTGCTACTGAAATTCACTCTTTTCTTTTACTTAgtgtctcttcctgtctccaGAACCTTTCTGATCACATCAGCACAGTTTGATTTAAAGTCAGCTTCTTCATCACTCTGAAGAGGAAATCTCAACACCTCCGGGAGGACCAAGAGTCCTGAAGATGGCTTCAAAACCAAGAAGGGGGAGTAAAGAACTGTCTCCTGATCGATCTGAATTAATGGACAAACTTATTAAACTTGCATCTTCATTCATCAGCAAGTTTGCCAACAATGAACAGAAGATAAGACCGATTATTAGAGAGTTTAGGGAGATCGCTGATGAAGTCAGAAAGATGCAGAAGAGAACAGATGAAGCCAATAGAGTAGGAACTGAAGTACTAGAAGTCACAGCCCGTGGCATGCCGTTTGGCTCACTTGCAGGCggagcagcagtagcagcactAGCAGTAGCAGCAGGAAGGGCAGTAGCAGTattagcagtagcagtagcatcAGGAAGGGCAAGAGTAGCAGGAGGAGCAGCATCAGGCATTTTGGTTGCTGGTGTAAAGAGTGGAAGTGTAAATAAAGTAGAAGAACTGGGGAAAGACTTAATGGAGATCGTTGAACCGCTGAAGAAGGACCTGGATGAAATAAAGAGGACGTGTGAGGAGTTGGAGCAAAGATCAGCTGAACTTCAGGCTGAACTCACTCTGACAGACATGGAGGAGTTTCTGATTCTTACAGTAGTGTCTATCCTGGGAAGAAGTGACGGAATATTTTCTGATATGTGGGAATGTCTTCAGACCTACTGCGACCCCTGAAGAGGACAGCAAGTTACCAGACTCCATCATCCAGTCAGCTGTTTAATGTCAGAAAGTCATCGATAACTTGGAGAAGATGAAGGAACAACTCAAAGACTCCACAGAACAGTGAACATACACGCTGCAATGTGAAGAAAGGGAATGTTTAATTatgttattataattatttctCACTAAATCTGCAGTTTTTTGACACATTTCAAATTTTGGACACAAAAGATCCTCTGATCCTGTTTATCTGAAGAAAGTCCTCAGTGTTGAATATGATATTTACTTTCTCTGAACATGCTGCTGCTTATAATTCTGTCTGAAACATTATTATCCACGGTAGTTTATCTCGCTTTTCTATTATGGAAAAAGGTGTCCCTCAAGCATCATCGTTGGGGCCTCTCTTATTCTCAATCTTCGTCAACGATCTCCCCCAAGTTTTTTCCGATTGTTCTATACATTTATACGCTGATGACACAGTGATATATACTTCTGATATTATGGTATCTAAGATACAGAACAATCTTCAATATGATATTATTCAAAAATGGCTCCAATATAATGATCTTCTGTTGAATAAGAAAAAATCATACTGCATGCTTTTCCCAACAAGATCTGCTGCCTTGAATCAGACTAACCTGTTAATTAACTTCTTAGATGGCACCCCTCTTGGGAGAGTAGATGAATATAAATACCTTGGCCTTTGGCTTGACTCTCAACTGcagtgttgggaacgttactttaaaaaattaattagttatagttactcactacttgttccaaaaagtaactgagttagtaactgaattactctataataaaagtaactcgttaccagggaaagtaactatttgcgttactgttaaaagaaaagttgctatatgtcaaagaatttggatttttttgagcaGTTGTTTAGTTGTGAGGCAGAAAGATCTATCTTCtgctgcttggaggactttgctccgagtccttCTTTGCTAATGGATGGCGAGCTATCCTCTGTGGTGGAGGTATCGCTGGTTTCggccactagctttgtagatgcgtgtgttgttgtgagatgcttcattaaattagagttgcttacaaccgatgtcgacaaagtcttctctcctggacataatgtacacattacatgcacgttcttgcctttgaccacaatgaatttgaagtagtgcttatatctccaccttgaaaatgccaactttttatcggattgctcctgactcgccatctctgctgcttcatcgaatctctgtttagctgttgtgtgtgtgtgtgtgtgtgtgtgtgtgtgtgtgtgtgtgtgtgtgtgtgtgtgtgtgtgtgtgtgtgtgtgtgtgtgtgctggcatgtgtgtaaaaacactggctctgattggctaccatgaaacatgactctgccttagccaatcataatggcttacctcgttattaacccacctcctcactagctgtgagccaggggtgcgttcggattacacagtttattcaatcaatgcatagtaacgcaccacatttaacgtccagtaacgttaacggcgttgtaacgacgggaaaagtaattagttagattaccccgttactgaaaaaataacgtcgttacctaacgccgttcttttaaacggcgttattccaaacactgcTCAACTGTCCTTCAAAGTACACATAAACACTATTGTAAGGAAGTTAAATCGCAATCTAAGGATGTTGTCTCGCTCTAACAATTGTTTTACACAGCTGATAAGGTTAAGAATTGTGAAACTATTATTTCCAATTATAGACTACGCTGATGCAGTATATCAGAACACTACTGAGACCAATCTCAAgcctctgactgttgtttttaATAGTATCTGTAGATTTGTGTTGAGATGCCCCGTCAGAACACATCATTGTGTCCTGGGGAAGTtagtattattacattattacattacattacatgtcatttagctgacgcttttatccaaagcgacttacaattaagtgctttcaactgtgaaggttcaaactccagaccacaagtagtaagtgcaaatacagtagctttaaaataggcaaagctacaaagagacaaatgaaagtgcaggttcgaaagtgcaagttcaagatttttttttttttttttatccgaggtgtagtcggaagagatgcgtttttagccttcggcggaagatgtgtaggctttcggccatcctgatatcgatggggagctcgttccaccatttgggagccaggacagtgaacagtcgggatttcgttgagtgattagttctccctcgctgtgagggagcagccagcagtttggctgatgcagaacgaagtgggcgggttggggtatagggtttgaccatgtcctggatgtaagcgggggctgatccgttcgtggccctgtacgtaagtactagtgtcttgaagcggatgcgggccgcaattggtagccagtgaagagagcagaggagaggtgtagtgtgagagaacttggggaggttgaagacaagtcgagctgctgcattctgaatgagctgcaggggttggatggcacatgcaggcaggccaatcaggagggagttgcagtagtctagacgtgagatgactagagcctgaaccagaacctgagccgccttctgcgttagaaggggacgtatccttctgatgttatgcagcatgtatctacacgatcgggtagttgcagcaatgttagcagtgaaggagagttggtcgtcaagtgttacacccaggtttctagcagtcttggtggggactactatagagttgtcaattgttatagtcaggtcttgggtagaaGAGCCCTTCCCtgaaaggaaaaggagctcagtcttgtcgaggttgagtttcagatggtgtgtggacatccaagaagagatgtcagtcagacaggccgagatacgtgatgctacctgagtttcagactcaggaaaggagagaattagttgggtgtcatctgcgtagctgtgataagaaaagctgtgcgactgaatgacagacccgagagagttggtgtacagagagaagaggaggggacccaggactgatccctgaggaaccccagttttaagtgggcaaggttctgagctagaccctctccaggttacccggtaggttcggtctgccaggtaagatgtgagtaatgagagcgcagagcctgagacacccagatttcggagtgtcgaaatgaggatctggtggttcactgtgtcaaaggcagcagaaagatccagaaggatgataatggaagagagagaggttgttctagcgatgtgaagctgctcagtgacagcaaggagggcagtttctgttgagtggccagccttgaagccagactggtggggatcaagaaggttgttctggtggagataggtagagagttgattataaatggcacgctcaagagttttagataggaatggaagaagggagacgggtctatagttatttacatcagtggagtcgagtgttggttttttgagcagtggggtcactcttgcctctttgagagcatcggggaaacagccagttgacaaggagatgttaatgagatgggtgaggaaaggaaggaggtcaggagcaatggactggagaaggttagaagggataggatccagggggcaggtggttgggcaggcagaggtaatcaaagtaagaatttggtttggagataaaggggtgaaagaggaaagagtactggatgtgatggatggtaaggtgatttcaggaggtgtggttgagaatgaagagcgtatgtcatctatcttttttacaaagtagttgacaaagtgggttggtaggagggaggaggtggactggggaatctaggaggttagagaagatggaaaaaagttttttggggttcgagaaagaggattcaattttggttttataaaaagagcttttggctgcagaaatagaggcagcgaaggaggaaagaagagactgataggtaagcagatcatctgggtgtttagatttctgccatttcctttccgctgcccgtatagttagtatgtgtgtgtgaatgtgtacttTGTACTGTAATGTCTTGTCCTTTGTACTGTCCAGTCCTACCGAGGACCCTCTCGAAAATGAGATGACACATCTCAAGAGGTATTCCtcgtaaaataaaataaataaataaaaaataaataaattagttttCTGTCTAAACATGTTTCCTCAGATACAGAGCAGAGAAAACAAGTCTGATGAACATAAAGTGATGCCAACTGAGAATAGATGAGCCATGTAGTAACGTAGCAGCGCCACAAGATGGCAGCAGCTGCATCTGCTGCACCGTGGGGGGGGCCCTGCacatctttcaaaataaaagcctggaTAGAAACTAAAGGATTCTGTCCAGAGggcttttaatttgaaacaGGAAGCGTTGAGTTTGTACTAACAGCATCATGCagaaacattttctttctttgttctgATTTGTTAGAATGAGATGATGTTTATATAAACTGGATATTTTAACctgatgttttacagtttattaataattaatccATCTGGACGTCAATAGTTTAGATTATTTTGTGAAAGCGTTTTCTTAATATCGATCCTGAAATACAAAGTCTATTATATACTATGCTGCCTCTTTTGTTTGTATGTTAAACAGCAAGTTTCTCCCCGGatgcagtatatacagtatatatatatatatatatatatatatatatatatatatatatatatatatatatatatatatatatatatatatatatgtccacTACTCCTAATACCAGgatgctgtatatatatatatatatatatatatatatatagagagagagagagagagagagagagagagagagagagagagagagagcctttATTATTAGACTCATGGTccatttagaaaaaaacaacaacaacacaattaaAAAAGGACAAATACATAAGAACAGACACCAATTAAACAAGACATTTCTACCAGTAATCCCATAAGGGTGACTGGTATCGCACAGCACTGAACCTCAGGTCAATCAGTTGCAACCAATACATTTATACATTAGATTCCTCAGTAAAGCAGAGAATGTAATAACTCCTGCTTGACAAAACAATTCACTTGCACTACACCacctcaagggggtaagcttcgcttcagagctcgaacctcctatggcgccattttactgctaccaagccatcacctcccgttagcatcccattgactgccattcattttgacgtcactttgacagagaataactttacatctgaagagtttaaagactctatttgtccattgtttatttctaaagaaacacgacaatgtataaaaggctccattaccttgtacctcacgttatggctccgtagcagacgtttttataaaaataggctaacgattgggtcataaccacaagacttactgtctcatagtagaggaattaccgtatagtacaggagaagctctcaggcagtttggacttccattagctgtttaagtttaattactaatgttaactagcattttagtgatcaataattagcctgtgtctatgttatctccttacatatacctacgctctccgtctctgctagattgggaatgattgagatttctcttggcacagctaccagaagacttccaactttcagacaggttgctcacgtcacatctacgtcttcaagctcagttggaggctgctcagtaacgctcagacatcaccgggaaagagacttcactggtctccgtccagagacacgggtggtccattcttatatactgtctatgggccaCCTTGGTTTTCTGAGTAGTATGCGCAAACAATcattataacatatatatatatatatgtctttaGTCATTCTTGGAACTgtttagtcattacttttaacttgttatttctaccatttattTATGAGCTTTAGCTAAACTTCTGTGCTTGCTTTCCCAAATTAGTTGAGCTACTCGAGGATGTTTCCACGAAGCCCCTGGTACAACCTGATCATgctgagtaaataaataaatataaatatgtggcAGCCGTTGTGTTCAGTAACTTTCTTTTAACAAGCCTGTTGTACTGATTGTTAGGACTGTATATATGACCCAGCACACAGAGATACCACTCAGGACACAGATAAACAGTTCAAGTATTTTAATAAGTGTATATACTCAGAGGGAGATGAACAATTGAGGCTGAGCTTGGAAGTACTGGGAATGGACTGAAGCCCGAGGGAATCAGGCAGTGGCAGATCCGACGGAGTTCCACAGTAGAATCCAGGCGAAGCAGGTGGGGATGTCTGAGTGGCGTGAGGCAGGCGGCACGGCGGAGCACGGCAGGTAGGAAGCAGGTAACCAGCGGGATCACGTAGGAGTATGTAACGATCTGGCGCTGAAGAGGTGAACAGCCCGGGTCTAAGACTacatttacacgtggccggctattttcataaacggacatttagaacctctacgttttcagaaaagtgttcgtttacatgtacccgtgtatatatgccgtcaatgtCGTTAAGAGCACAccacacctgtaggtggcagtgtaacgagaagctcaagcccacgttagccaatcagaatccagaaaatagcaacaacagcaacgaatcacttcctctttctctctctcggctgcctaaacctccatttgtctcagtttacatgcaaacgtgcaaacaaagttttccaagatctccactttggccggagtttttagaaataatcgttttctgtgataaaaaacggggttttcgtgtaaatgagaggccaaaccacaggaaaatatctgcgtcttcccttcgtgtaaacggggcCTCAATACTGCAGGGGTGAATCATGGAATGTGCCTCAGCTGTGTCGGAACAGAGCAGGGATGAATGGCCACGCCTCGTGACCTAGTTCCTCTTGACACGCTCCTTGCTACTTGCAGGTGGAGACAaacagcacagacagacacacagggggAAAGggagatacaaacacacaggatGGGGTGAAAAAGGCAGCTGATCCACAACACTGATGAGATGACCAGttctagttttagtgctagtaggcctattaagaggtgcatattaattcaggtaggactgtgtgtagacatattttattatgtgtattatgaggtggtccgcgaaaattcttgattacaaatagtcaacaggttctcacactcatctggtaaaatacggacgcttgatcaggtgcctttgtcgttcttattgacgctaaaagtctcctttagcactataagtaaacgctcttggttgggactattgccgtcccttttgacgcagttatgttaaggaaaaggtcgtgggtgggcgtacggttccgtgacacgcgggaggaaaataaaaagcgactatagcaagcgtgacaagcgggatgcgaacccctctctcctgggtgaaagtcctgtgtttgtttgacccatccaccaccccaaccaacctccatacacggaaattcgcccttacatactactctctaaatcctctctaactgctgctctccccggtgcgttacacaaacacgctgaaagacgtctttttcatctcatcagacgctgacagacactgtccaaacgtccttattttacgagttcggaatgagaaatagtgaatccacacacacagaaagtttGAAAACCCTGCTCTAGAGGTCATATAGTGCAGCCTACCAACAACCCTCTATAGGTTTTGGTTCTACAAAAGACTAACCATACAAACATTTGATTCATCGCTGCACATGAATAATACCCCTCTTTAGGGATGAAGGTAGAGGGTCAAAAGAGGGCTGgaagtcaaagtcaaagtctcTTTATTAGTCTCCCTAAGGAGAAATTCGTTTTGGACACAGAGAGAAATTGCTGCAAGAGTAACATCATAGACACACATCACAGGGTTAAAAAGAAGGTAGAGAAACAAAATGTACATGAAACATCCAGCTACTCAAATAGCTGTGCAAATTACAAATTACCATATTCTAAAAGCTGCTAGTAAATATCCTTACAatccaaaaaaacacaaaaaatgcaGCAATTCCTTCATTCAtatccatacatacattcagtCACAAATTTACATTAATAAAATTCATTGTCATATGTTCATCACTGCTCATTTATGAGCTTAACTGCGAGGGGAACAAATGAGTGCTGATACCTGTTATATTTGCAGAAAGGAACCCTGTACTTCTTTCCTGAAGCATCCTGTTTGGCTGAAGGAAGACGTTGAAATGCCGTTAAGTCCTCCAGTTAGtgtttaaataaagttgaatgAATGAGCAGGTCTCTGCTGTGATGAGGAGGATGTGATGTGATGGTTCAGTTCACAAAAAGATCCCTTAATGTAGAATATTTAGTATTTCTGTATATATGTTTTGTCTCCTGACCAAAGGTCCTTTTATTAATCATTGAAATTATTTATTAGGCAAATAAATCCCACCACAGTTTCAGTTTGTCTGTTGTGATATTTTATTGAATTGATCAACAGATTCATTGATAACAGAAACAGATTTAAACAATCCTAAAGTCAATATACTTTATGGATCTGTTCAGTTTTTATGAAGATTTTGAGCTTCTCTAATTTAGATTTAACCTCGCAGAGAAAAATAAACTTTATCAAATGATTTCTGCAGAGTTTTCAGACATTTAAAGAAGCACAAACAAGGAAGTAGacagtttgtttgtgtaaaACCCAGAATACAGTCACACATGGTAAACAAATATCAGGGAATAATGACATCAACATTCACTgtttggtctgtgtgtgtgtgtgtgtgtgtgtgtgtgtgtgtgtgtgtgtgtgtgtgtgtgtgtgtgtgtctgtgtgtgtgtctgtgtgtgtgtctgtgtgtatatgtgtgtgtgtgtgtctctgtgtgtgtgtgtgtgtgtgtgtgtgtgtgtgtgtgtatctgtgtctgtgtgtgtgtgtgtgtgtgtgtctgtgtatgtgtgtgtgtgtgtgtgtgtgtgttccatctctttacacacacaaatgagaTCCAACCAGCCCCTCGTTCCACTTCATCATATGGTAGAGTAATGCATACACTCAGGTTCCTGAACTTATATAGAACTCAAATCGTATGCTAACTTCCTGTGTGTCCTGAGTCTAACACACACTCAGGTTCCTGAACTTATAAGGTGATCAGAGATTGAGCTAATCTAACTGTGTTCCCAAATCTATACATATACAGGGGGTACACTATAATAATGAGAATAACACATCTAGAATATAGAAATATTTTATACTTTCTgggatttaaaatgaaaatctatttgacaaaataacatttatgtTTAAACTTAAGTTTGTTGCTCATCTTTGGAAAATTAACATCTTCTTTAAATGATCTCAGAGAATCTAGTCATCCCAGTTCTTCAGCAGATTTACACCAAAAATATTTAGTATATTAAACAACAACAGAGGAATGTGTTTCCTTAAGAGAGCAGTATgttgttaaccctcctgtttcctcgggtcaaatttcactaattttcaaaacgtttctatatcagaaatttgggtttctttcaaccaaattgtcaaaaaaacaacaacatggatggttccctacaacgctctttacaagttaaataaataatcagttcactactttcattgaatttgggtgatttagtcaattttatagcatttgtagaaaaaacaattaatgaaataactttgaaaaaagtgacaaaaatgtcaaaaaatggacaaaaatgttataaaaagtaacaaaaatgttataaaaagtgacaaaaatgtcaaataacaaaaatgtcatgtgacaaaaaatttagaaaaatgtgacaaaaacatcggggaaAGCCACacaagtgtcaaaaaagacgaccaGAACGTTGATaaaggtttttcatttaaaatgttgactCAGActcgggaagacaacacgagagTTAAACAACAACGGAGGAATGTGCTGCATCCTGTAGTTGACTGAAACAGACCAGATCTTCTGGATCTCTCTGACTCTAACCCTCCACCACatgatctctctcctccctgaaCATCACACACAAATCTCAGCTGGACAGATTTTGATTTCTGACGTTTTAGCATCACCAGCCTCTCCAATATTAAACCAAGggaagagtttctcagtgaaagtgtgtctgagagtgcagatgtgagtcatGTCTTCAGAGTGGTAGAAGGACACCTCCCCCCCCTCATAGTCCAGCTGGACTCTGATCCTCTGGAGACTCTTCTTCACTGTGAGGGTCTTACCAGATCCATCAGTGTATTTTCCACTGTGATACACTAAACACCAGGTTCCATATTCTGGTGAATGTATTCGCTCTCCCTTCCTGTCAGCTGACTCTTTGGCTAAACCCACAAACCAGGTAGGATGATctcccacctccacctcccagcTGTGTTTCCCTGAGCTGAAACCCTCAGAGCCCAGAACAGAGACATACCTGCTGTGTCTCTCTGGATTGTCTGGAAGCTTCTGGTTTGTGTCTCCATGTCTCACACTGGTCAGATCatcagacagatagagactgtAGGCTgcagtgtttgggtcca
It contains:
- the LOC116062356 gene encoding uncharacterized protein LOC116062356 — encoded protein: MASKPRRGSKELSPDRSELMDKLIKLASSFISKFANNEQKIRPIIREFREIADEVRKMQKRTDEANRVGTEVLEVTARGMPFGSLAGGAAVAALAVAAGRAVAVLAVAVASGRARVAGGAASGILVAGVKSGSVNKVEELGKDLMEIVEPLKKDLDEIKRTCEELEQRSAELQAELTLTDMEEFLILTVVSILGRSDGIFSDMWECLQTYCDP